Proteins from a single region of Spodoptera frugiperda isolate SF20-4 chromosome 8, AGI-APGP_CSIRO_Sfru_2.0, whole genome shotgun sequence:
- the LOC118275413 gene encoding uncharacterized protein LOC118275413 isoform X2: MADDDSELEFDIEPGNVGDECRRYLKERFRGQSMPPEAVRLLNQLNQSAQGSGVNATPQDGQASTAKGKKPAAEQKETKTPKKRKSLDPELLAMKNQLSEAQSKYRKCRIDLRGYEDQKTANRHKERIQNLYEQLQNEIKKYKDFAEKRKVDVDEYVLNLDQRINGTNEHNKQTSVDGECGHTDNEPQINVEKSNENVYNIIIKIPK; encoded by the exons ATGGCTGACGATGACAGCGAACTTGAATTCGATATTGAGCCTGGAAACGTGGGCGACGAATGTCGTCGGTACCTTAAGGAACGCTTTCGTGGACAAAGCATGCCCCCTGAAGCTGTGCGTCTCCTCAATCAG CTGAATCAAAGCGCCCAAGGAAGCGGTGTCAACGCCACCCCGCAAGACGGACAAGCTAGCACCGCTAAGGGGAAGAAACCTGCGGCCGAGCAGAAG GAAACAAAAACACCAAAGAAACGAAAATCTCTAGACCCAGAACTTCTAGCGATGAAGAATCAGCTCAGTGAAGCTCAATCTAAGTATAGGAAATGTAGGATAGATCTCCGAGGATACGAGGATCAGAAGACGGCAAACAGACATAAAGAGCGAATACAGAACCTTTACGAGCAACTGCAAAacgaaataaagaaatataaagattTTGCAGAAAAAAGGAAGGTTGATGTAGATGAATATGTTTTGAACCTGGACCAACGGATAAATGGAACAAATGAACATAACAAGCAGACATCTGTCGACGGCGAATGTGGACACACAGACAACGAACCACAAATCAATGTAGAGAAAAGCAACGAGAACGTCTATAACATCATCATTAAAATACCGAAATAA
- the LOC118275413 gene encoding uncharacterized protein LOC118275413 isoform X1, with translation MDNVKNRDDDRMADDDSELEFDIEPGNVGDECRRYLKERFRGQSMPPEAVRLLNQLNQSAQGSGVNATPQDGQASTAKGKKPAAEQKETKTPKKRKSLDPELLAMKNQLSEAQSKYRKCRIDLRGYEDQKTANRHKERIQNLYEQLQNEIKKYKDFAEKRKVDVDEYVLNLDQRINGTNEHNKQTSVDGECGHTDNEPQINVEKSNENVYNIIIKIPK, from the exons ATGGATAACGTaaaaaatagggatgatgacagg ATGGCTGACGATGACAGCGAACTTGAATTCGATATTGAGCCTGGAAACGTGGGCGACGAATGTCGTCGGTACCTTAAGGAACGCTTTCGTGGACAAAGCATGCCCCCTGAAGCTGTGCGTCTCCTCAATCAG CTGAATCAAAGCGCCCAAGGAAGCGGTGTCAACGCCACCCCGCAAGACGGACAAGCTAGCACCGCTAAGGGGAAGAAACCTGCGGCCGAGCAGAAG GAAACAAAAACACCAAAGAAACGAAAATCTCTAGACCCAGAACTTCTAGCGATGAAGAATCAGCTCAGTGAAGCTCAATCTAAGTATAGGAAATGTAGGATAGATCTCCGAGGATACGAGGATCAGAAGACGGCAAACAGACATAAAGAGCGAATACAGAACCTTTACGAGCAACTGCAAAacgaaataaagaaatataaagattTTGCAGAAAAAAGGAAGGTTGATGTAGATGAATATGTTTTGAACCTGGACCAACGGATAAATGGAACAAATGAACATAACAAGCAGACATCTGTCGACGGCGAATGTGGACACACAGACAACGAACCACAAATCAATGTAGAGAAAAGCAACGAGAACGTCTATAACATCATCATTAAAATACCGAAATAA
- the LOC118275413 gene encoding uncharacterized protein LOC118275413 isoform X3, with translation MDNVKNRDDDRMADDDSELEFDIEPGNVGDECRRYLKERFRGQSMPPEAVRLLNQETKTPKKRKSLDPELLAMKNQLSEAQSKYRKCRIDLRGYEDQKTANRHKERIQNLYEQLQNEIKKYKDFAEKRKVDVDEYVLNLDQRINGTNEHNKQTSVDGECGHTDNEPQINVEKSNENVYNIIIKIPK, from the exons ATGGATAACGTaaaaaatagggatgatgacagg ATGGCTGACGATGACAGCGAACTTGAATTCGATATTGAGCCTGGAAACGTGGGCGACGAATGTCGTCGGTACCTTAAGGAACGCTTTCGTGGACAAAGCATGCCCCCTGAAGCTGTGCGTCTCCTCAATCAG GAAACAAAAACACCAAAGAAACGAAAATCTCTAGACCCAGAACTTCTAGCGATGAAGAATCAGCTCAGTGAAGCTCAATCTAAGTATAGGAAATGTAGGATAGATCTCCGAGGATACGAGGATCAGAAGACGGCAAACAGACATAAAGAGCGAATACAGAACCTTTACGAGCAACTGCAAAacgaaataaagaaatataaagattTTGCAGAAAAAAGGAAGGTTGATGTAGATGAATATGTTTTGAACCTGGACCAACGGATAAATGGAACAAATGAACATAACAAGCAGACATCTGTCGACGGCGAATGTGGACACACAGACAACGAACCACAAATCAATGTAGAGAAAAGCAACGAGAACGTCTATAACATCATCATTAAAATACCGAAATAA
- the LOC118275413 gene encoding uncharacterized protein LOC118275413 isoform X4, translating into MADDDSELEFDIEPGNVGDECRRYLKERFRGQSMPPEAVRLLNQETKTPKKRKSLDPELLAMKNQLSEAQSKYRKCRIDLRGYEDQKTANRHKERIQNLYEQLQNEIKKYKDFAEKRKVDVDEYVLNLDQRINGTNEHNKQTSVDGECGHTDNEPQINVEKSNENVYNIIIKIPK; encoded by the exons ATGGCTGACGATGACAGCGAACTTGAATTCGATATTGAGCCTGGAAACGTGGGCGACGAATGTCGTCGGTACCTTAAGGAACGCTTTCGTGGACAAAGCATGCCCCCTGAAGCTGTGCGTCTCCTCAATCAG GAAACAAAAACACCAAAGAAACGAAAATCTCTAGACCCAGAACTTCTAGCGATGAAGAATCAGCTCAGTGAAGCTCAATCTAAGTATAGGAAATGTAGGATAGATCTCCGAGGATACGAGGATCAGAAGACGGCAAACAGACATAAAGAGCGAATACAGAACCTTTACGAGCAACTGCAAAacgaaataaagaaatataaagattTTGCAGAAAAAAGGAAGGTTGATGTAGATGAATATGTTTTGAACCTGGACCAACGGATAAATGGAACAAATGAACATAACAAGCAGACATCTGTCGACGGCGAATGTGGACACACAGACAACGAACCACAAATCAATGTAGAGAAAAGCAACGAGAACGTCTATAACATCATCATTAAAATACCGAAATAA